The genomic DNA CGATTATCATCAAATTCTGCGAGAATTAGAGCAGTTGTTGGCAGATGCTGAGGTCTTACGATAATGGCGATTAATGAGGAAGCGTACTACGAGGGTGGTCCTCACATTGGCGATCTGATCATTAACCTGTTACTGGGATTCACCATTATTTGTATCCCCCTCAGTGTCGGAGCAATTGTTCGCGCTTTGTGGGTTCGCTATCGCATTACCAACCGTCGGATCTCTGTAACAGGGGGTTGGATGGGACGCGATCGCTCGGATATTATCTATTCCGAAATCGCCAAGGTGGTTACTGTACCTCGCGGACTGGGGGGCTGGGGCGATATGGTCATCACTCTCAAGGATGGCAGCCGTCTAGAGTTGCGATCGGTGCCTAAATTTAGAGAGGTCTACGATTACATCAATGAGAAGCTTTCCACCAGAGCTCAGCAAGCCAGTGGGGCGGTAGGTGCTAAATCTTAGCCCTTAACCCTCCTAAGCTAAGAACCTGAAAACCCTTTCTTACCAACAGCGCAGTCTTAGTCTTGACCATCCATTTTAGTCTTGATCAGCAATACGGTTGTTTGCGATCGCCTAGACTCGCCTCCTTTAGCCCTTAAAGGGCTTTATTTATGTCAATGCCTCTCCAGGCTGAATTAATATTAGATAGATTAGATTAGAACATTCAGAGCACGTAGGTTGACTTAGAGCGAATGGACTTCGGTGTAGGATTTCTCTCCAACAATGTCATGCTGCCAATCCTGGACTTTTTCTACGGGATTGTGCCTAGTTACGGTCTAGCCATCGTGGCTCTGACACTAGTGATTCGCTTTGCCCTCTATCCTCTCAGCGCTGGCTCGATCCGGAGTATGCGCCGAATGCGCGTAACTCAACCCGTAATGCAAAAGCGGGTCAAGGAAATTCAAGAGCGTTACAAAGACGATCCGGCTAAACAGCAGGAGGAAATGAGCAAAATTTACAAAGAGTTCGGCAACCCACTGGCAGGCTGCTTTCCCGTTTTAGTGCAAATGCCTGTGCTATTTGCGCTCTTTGCAACTCTGCGTGGTTCACCGTTCTCAGATATAAACTACAGCGTCAATTTACAGATCTTGCCTCAGGAGCAGATCACTCAAGTTCAGCCTCAAGCATTTGCAACTGCCCCTCAGAACATCTTTGTCGCTGACAAAATTCATGCGCCCGTTGTGGCTCTGCTTCCTGGTGGTAACCGCTTAGCAGTAGGCGAGAAAACCAAAGTTGAATTTCAAACGGTAGAAGGTAAGCCGCTCAGTAGCCTGCTAAAAGAGCATTCCGAAACTGAAATTCAACCTCGCTGGACAATTACTAAAGGCGAAGAGCAAGTTCGCATTGATGAGAATGGCAATTTAGAGGCTTTACAACCTGGGGAAGCCACTATTCAGGGGGTGGTTCCTGGTCTAGCAGCCGACAAAGGCTTTCTCTTCATTGATGCGCTAGGACGAGTAGGCGCAATGGATGCAGATGGCACGATCCACTGGGATATTGTCGGCATGGTGCTCTTCTTTGGCGTTAGCTTGTACATCAACCAGCTCTTGTCAGGTCAAGGGCCCAATTCCAACCCCCAACAGGCGACGATCAACAAGATTACGCCCATTCTCTTTTCTGGGATGTTCTTGTTCTTCCCACTGCCAGCGGGCGTTCTGATGTATATGCTGTTGGCTAACATCTTCCAGACCTTCCAAACCTTTATCCTGTCACGCGAACCCCTACCGGAAAATCTGCAGAAGATTGTGGATGAAGAAGCTAAAACTTCCGGTGGCACTAGTACAGATAGAGAATCCCTACCTTTTGAACCAGGGCGAGCTAAGAAAAAAGCCTAGTTCGATCAGTTAGGCAATTCACGTTCCGGAGGACAGTCGTCGCGTGCAACAAGGTCGAGAGTGGCTACAGGAGTTATTGAGATTAGTGGATCTGCCTGTAGATGTACAGGTTGCTGAGCAAGCATCCAGCAATTTGGGTTCTACAGAACCCACAACCAGTAACTCCCTAGAAGACAGAGCCAACTATTGGTTGACTATTGACGAAACAGGGCTGACTCCAGAGCAAATTCAACAACTGACGGGGACTAATGGTGCTGTTCTGGACGCGATTCAATATCTTGCCAACACTATTCTTAATTTAGGTCAGGCTGAAGACCAGCAAAAAGCCTATACGATCGAGTTGGCAGGATATCGCGCCCGTCGTCAAGCCGAGTTACAGTCTATGGCAGAGCAGGCAGCCGAGCAAGTTAGACAAACAGGCCAAGAGGTTGAAATGAAGGCGCTCTCTTCCGCTGAGCGTCGGCAGATTCATACATTTTTGAAGTCTTATCCCGACCTGGAAACTTATAGTCGGGGGCGAGAACCAGATCGGCGCTTGGTTGTGAAGCAGGCGCAGACAGAGACAAGCTAACTAAGCCTTCATCTACCGTTGCCCCGAAACTCAAAGCTATAAATTGCTAGGGTAGAGTAGCATCTCAACTTTTTGACTGGCACACAATCTGTATGGACGCCATTTATATTCCTCAGCTAACAAGAGCTCCTGAGCAGACAGAAGTTCTTGAGTTTAAAGAGTTTCTTCCCGATCTAGAAACCCTGACCCCCGTTCAAGGCCAACTCAAGGTGACTCATCGGGGCAACTATTTGGAAGTTTCAGCGCAAGCCGAGACTATCATCACTTTGGCTTGCCACCGTTGTCTGCAAAACTACAATCATCGCTTGGTAGTGAATACTTCCGAGCTGATTTGGTTGGATGAAGCAGCAAGTGATGCAGATGCGATCATTTTAGATCGCGAGGTGGGAATGGAAGATTTGGTAGAAAGCTTGTCTCCTCAAGGTTCTTTTGATACTGGCAAGTGGCTCTATGAGCAATTGTGTCTTGCAATTCCCCAGCGACAGCTCTGTGATGAAGCGTGTGCTGGTATCCAGCTTTCGGACTCACTCTCTACTTCAGGAACGGATCGTCGCTGGGCCTCTTTAGAAGCTTTGAAAAAACAGCTACCTTCTTGATGTCGTTGTCCTGAGTTGGGTCTTCCTTATGAACTTTAGTGATGAGTTCGAGCTACTGCTGCGAGCCCGCTATCCTCTGATTTATATTTCGACTCGTGAAGAAGAGCGAGTGGAGGCAGCGATCGCGCAGTCTGCGAAACATCAGGGCAATCGAGCCGTTTATATCTGGGATTTTGTCGATGGCTACCAAGGCAACCCCAATGACGTGGGCTTTGGTAAGCGTAATCCGCTACAAGCCCTAGAGTTTATCGAAAAACTTCCTGCGACAGCCCCTGCAATCTTTATTCTGAGAGACTTTCATCGCTTTGTAGAAGATGTTTCTGTTTCTCGGAAGCTGCGGAATCTGGCCCGATTGCTAAAGTCCCAGCCTAAGAATGTAGTTCTGGTAGCAGCACAAATTACCATTCCGGATGAGCTGAGTGAAGTTATCACTGTTTTGGAGTTCCCGTTACCTACTCCTACAGACATCAAAGTCGAAATTGAACGCTTGTTGGCGGCGACAGGCCAGTCTCTCGAAGGCCGAACTTTAGATGATTTAGTGCGGTCTTGTCAGGGTCTTTCTATTGAGCGAATTCGACGGGTATTGGCACGAGCGATCGCCACGCACCGAGAGCTGCAACCAGACGACGTAGATTTGATCTTGGAAGAAAAACGCCAGACGATTCGGCAAACCCAGATTTTGGATTTTTATCCTGCTACCGAGGAAATTTCGGACATTGGGGGTCTGGATAACCTCAAAGATTGGCTGTTGAGGCGAGGCGGTGCATTTTCTGACAAAGCTCGGCAGTATGGCCTACCACACCCTAGAGGCATGTTACTGGCAGGCATTCAGGGCACTGGCAAGTCCTTAACCGCCAAGGCGATCGCCCATCACTGGCACTTGCCTTTACTCCGCCTAGACGTGGGACGGCTATTTGCTGGGTTAGTAGGTGAGTCAGAATCTCGCACTCGCCAAATGATTCAGCTAGCAGAAGCATTAGCGCCTTGCGTGCTATGGATTGACGAAATAGACAAAGCCTTCTCTGGCTTTGATAGCAAAGGGGACGCAGGAACAACTAGCCGGGTCTTTGGTACTTTCATTACTTGGCTGGCAGAAAAAACTTCTCCCGTTTTTGTGGTCGCAACTGCTAATAATGTCCAAGCACTGCCGCCTGAAATGCTACGTAAGGGCCGATTTGATGAGATTTTCTTTGTGGGGTTGCCTAGCCAAGAAGAGCGTCGAGCCATTTTCGCGGTGCATTTGTCTCGCCTCAGACCCCACAACCTGAAAAGTTATGACTTGGATCGACTTGCCTACGAAACTCCAGACTTCTCAGGCGCGGAGATTGAGCAAACCATCATAGAGGCGATGCATATCGGCTTCAGTCAAAATCGGGATTTCACCACCGACGATATTTTGGAAGCAGCCAGCCAAACGGTGCCATTGGCCCAAACCGCACGGGAGCAAATTCAATTTCTTCAAGATTGGGCTGCCGCTGGCAAAGCACGTTTAGCATCTCGGCATGGTGGCTTAAGTAGCCGCGTCTCCCGCTCTCTGCAATCTCCTGACTAAAGCGAAGCAGGACTATTCGGCTGCTAGTCTTTACAAGCTACGGAAGATTCCTCAACTAAATCCAAATAAATTCGGGATCGGCAATGTAGAATACAGTCTGATTTGGTTTTAGCCATGAAATGGTCTGGCCTGATAAACCTGATAAAGTTTTTGCTGGGTTTTGCACTGGCGATCGCTCTCCTAGGTCTAGGAGGAGTGGTGGCTGCCCGTTATTTTGTCACTAAACTTACCGCTCCTCCCCCAAGGCCCACGTTTGCGAACGATAAGCCCGCTGCAACTAAAGCTGCTGTAGCGGCCTCAGGTGCCTCCGGGAATACTGCGGCTCCTCAAGGTGACAGCTCAACCGCACCAACCCCTGCTTTAGAACCAGGTGCCTATCAAGCTCGCGTAGTGCAGCCCATTGGTCTAATTTTGCGGGATGGCCCTGGCAGTAATTCTAACCAAATCGGTGGTATCGAGTATAACAGCCGGGTAGTAGTGCTAGAAGAAAGCCCCGACAAAGTGTGGCAGCGAGTCCGAATAGAAGATAGCGATCGCACAGGTTGGGTAAAAGCAGGCAATACCGAGCGTGTAAATTGATTAGCCTGATCAAGCAGCTTCCTTTTTGGACTCATATTTTGCAGTATCGTCTGGCTCAACCGGCCACTTCACATCACCAGTCAGTTCTCCAGATAAAATAAATTCTCTGTAAAATTACTGATTAACCCCAATAAAAATGCCATAAAATATAGCCAATAGAAGTTTGAGGCATCCTCTAGCTTTGGCTCGTGAGTCAGCACTTTACAGAAGTTCTATGGAAAACCTTGCCTATCTTCACCTAGCCTCGACCTACGAGACGGCTCCTTTGAGTCAGCTGGCTTCAACCAATTTTCGCCTTTCCTCATTTAATGCACTGAAATGCTTAAGGCTGCCTAGCTGGATTTTACTCAGGCTATTGCCAGTTGTCGTCATGCTGTCTATTGTCAGCTTTGTGAGTGCCGTCCATGCCCTAGAGAATGGTGATAGTGGGCCTGAAGTAACAGAACTGCAAACTCGACTCAGCAACCAAGGATACTATGACGGGCCCATTACGGGTTACTATGGCACCCTGACTCAAGAAGCAGTAATCAGGTTTCAGCAAGAGCGGGGGCTGGCTGCTGATGGGATTGCGGGTGAGAGAACTTTATCAGCATTAGAAGGTTTCAACCAAGCAACGACTGCATCAGGCACATCAGGAGCCCTAAGATTAGGTGCTACGGGGGACGCAGTCAGTACCTTGCAAAACTCTTTGCGGGCAGCAGGATTTTATGAAGACGCAACGACAGGATATTTTGGGTCTTCAACTGAAGCCGCTGTCATTAGGTTTCAGCAGGCAAATGCCTTGGAACCAGACGGGATTGTTGGCTCCAACACGCAGGCAGTTCTACAGCGTTATCCAAGCACAGCTGCAACGACATTTTACCCAGCTCAGCCTTATAACAATCCTTTTCCCACTCCCGTCTCCAGCAGTAGTTCATCGCTGGGCCGAGGCGATACTGGTCCTGCTGTCACCAACTTACAAACTAGGCTCAAAGCCGCAGGCTTCTTCGACGGCCCTATCACAGGTTACTTTGGCTCTCTAACTGAAACCGCTGTCATTCGCTTCCAGCAAGCTAGGGGGCTTCCTGCCAATGGTATTGTAGGTAGCGCCACTTTAGCAGCATTACCTGGTTCGACGTCTAATCCAAGCGGAACAGTTGCCAATCAATTCAGCGTTTTGGAGTTACAACGACGATTGAAAGCTAGAGGCTTCTACGCAGGCTCATTAGATGGAGACATGGGACCCTCAACGCAAAGAGCGATCGCGGCGGCTCAGCGTTTTTATGGGGTCAGCGATCGCGACGTTCGCAATGGACGCTTTTAGCACCTAAAACACCCTAATTTTCTACATTGGCGTTAATGAACGTTGGCAAGTTGGGCAGATCGCATGAATTGACAACTGGCAATCCAGCAGATGATATCCCTCTTTCTGCGCTGTTTTTGTGCCAATTTTTAGAATCGAGTCACTCTTAAACTCAGTTGTTTTGTTACAGCGGACGCAAATGAGATGGTGGTGATAGTAGGGATAGGGTTGGTTTAGCTCGTAATGTTTGTGGCCCTCTGCCAGCTCTAGTTCGCGCAGAATTCCCATTCGGGCCATTAACTTCAAAGTCCGGTAGATGGTGGATAGGCTGATTCGTTCCCCATCGGTTTGCAGCTCATTGTACAGATCTTCAGCGCTCAGATGATTTCCCTTGGGGAGATTCTGAAACACTTGCAAAATAGTCTCTCGTTGCGGTGTTAGACGCCAGCCTCGCTCGTTCAGTTCAGCCTTTAGTGAAGACGTGGTGTAGAGAGACATAAACAACCTTCCCAATAAAGTCTCTTATTGAGAAGGATACACAATCAACAAGGTTATTATCAAGAGAATCACCTTGTTGACAATAATATTTAATTAAGGGGCTGGTACGAATCTACCATTATTTAGAACCAACCCGAAAGCCCTAGGAGCGATTGGCGCTCAGAAACCTCTCTAGGTCTTCGTACTAGCTCTTAGCTCAGGGATTCTAGATAATCTCGCACCCGGTTACGCCGCTTGGGTTGACGCAGTTTTTGCAAAGCTTTCGCTTCAATCTGACGGACTCGTTCCCGCGATAAGTCTAAAGCTCGACCAATTTCAGCCAAGGAGTAAGGATGACCATCCCCTAAGCCGAACCGCATCAAAATCACATCCCGCTCCCGACTAGTGAGGTCTGTCAGCAGTTGTTGAAGATCTCGACGCAGAGATTCCCGCATCAAAATCTCCTCAGGTGAGACATCCTCGGTTTCTAGCAAATCTCCTAGTTCTGTATCTTTCTCTTTACCCACTTTGGTTTCGAGAGAAACAGAGCGGGGGACTCGCAGCAATACTTCTCTAACTTGCGGAGCAGTCATTTCTAGCTCTTTGGCAATGTCCTCAATCGTGGCCATGCGCCCTTTTTCTTGAGAAATTTTGCGTTGAGCTTTTTTAATTTTGTTTAGCTTCTCTGTGATATGAACAGGTAGGCGGATCGTACGGCTCTGGGTCGCGATCGCCCGTGTAATGCCCTGACGAATCCACCAGTAAGCATAGGTGCTAAAGCGATAACCTTTTGTGGGATCAAACTTCTCCACGGCTCGCTCTAAGCCTAGGGTGCCTTCTTGAATCAAATCTAGCAGTTCTAAGCCCCGGTTCTGGTACTTCTTAGCAACAGATACAACCAAGCGTAAGTTCGCTTTGATCATGTGTTCCTTGGCTCGCAGACCTTCTGTTTGGATCTGCTCCAGCTCTGTCACCTCTAGCGCGACAACCTCGGCCCAGCGACGTTTTCCTTGAGCCACAATTGGCTTTAGGTCTGCGACAGTAACGCCTGCTTGAGCGGCCCAACGCTCTAAGGAAGGTCGATGACCCAGTTGAGACGCTAAACAGTCATGAGCTTCAATTAAATCAACGTAGCGCTTAATAGGCTCATCTCCTGCGGTTGCTACTTCATTACGTAGCTCCAGCAATCGCATGTAGCGCTGAACCCTTTGCGCTTCCGAAACTTCTTCATCTCGCCCTAACAAGCGAACCCGGCCAATTTCTTGGAGATACAAGCGCACCAAATCGGTAGTGCGGCGGCTCACATTTTTGCGTACCCCACCGACTGGATCGGCATACCCCATGTCTAAGTCAACGAGATCATCTACACTTGGTTCGATGTCCTCATTGCTCAACCGAAAGCTAGTAGCGTTCAGTTGATCGTCATATTCTGCATCAGCGTAAAAAGATGTTGCTGGCATAGTGATCGTCTCAGTCGCTCCGGGTAATTATGGGGCTTGCTAGCTAGGTCTCGCTGCTATTGTTCCCGTCATGTCAGACTTCAGAACGCTGCTGAGAGTTCCACAGCCAAATCCGTCAAGCTTTCTTAACATGATTTGAGCCATAACCATCAGCGGCAAATTCAACAGCCAGACCTCCTAGGTAAGATTTGAGTCCTAACGGCTCAAGGGCTAGCTTCATGCTTCAACTAGCTCTACAGTAGGCACCCGTCTTGTTACTCGCACCCAATTTGAGATCTACTCGTAGGTAGATGCAGTCAAAACCTGTTTTACCTAGCTATCCAAACTATAAAGAGAGAATAGGAAAGCATGAGTGACTCAGGTCAGGTGTTAGGTTAATCTACATCACCCGATCCAATATTTCCTGATCACTAGACGAATTTCACTAGATCTGCACCTAGAGCTGATTTCTAATTAAGCTTTGATGTAGGTTGTACTAACTCAACTTCGCTTCTATAAATTGAGAAGGTTGTACTCTGGTTTAGTATTTCTCAGCATGAGGGCTTCGGTGGCCTGTTGCGGCGTAATTTCGCTTTCTAGCAAGCGATAGACTTGATGCGAAATAGGTACAGAAATATTGTGTTGACGAGCCAGCGGAATTAACACTTGAGTCGTGTTGATGCCCTCAGCCGTGCCTTCTAAAGTCGCTAGTACCTCCGAAAGCGTCTGACCTTGAGCCAAACCATAGCCAACTCGGTAGTTGCGGCTCAGAGGGCTATTGCAAGTGGCTAGCAGGTCACCTAAACCAGATAAGCCATAAAAGGTTTCTGTTTTTGCTCCCCAGTGAGTGCCAACTCGAATGATTTCTGTGAGCCCACGAGTTACAAGAGCTGCTTTGGCATTGGTTCCCAGTTGGAGACCGTCACAAACTCCAACCGCGATCGCAATAATATTTTTGAGCGTGCCACCCAGTTCTACCCCTAAGGGATCGGGATTGGTATAAACCCGAAAAACACCGGACGAAAAGACCGCCTGTACCTGCTCAGCTGCGACCAGCTTCTCGCTCGCAACTACAGTGGCAGCAGGCAATCCCTGCTCGATTTCCTTCGATAAATTGGGTCCAGATAGTACCACAACTGGATGCCTGGGAAAAGCTGCTTGCCAAATTTGGGCGGGAGTGAGTGTTGTTGTGGGATCTAAACCCTTAGTTGCGGTGACTAAAATTGCCGACTCGGCGATCGCTAGGGACTGTAGCTGCTCCACCACAGGTCTCACACCCTGCATAGAGATCGCTGACACAATCAAGTCAGCCCCTTCTACTACCTCTCCCAAACTTTGAGAATGGCGACGTGACCAAAGGCGCACGGAATGACCCTGCTTGGCTGCTAAGTTTGCCAAGGCTGAACCCCATGCGCCTGATCCCAGTACTGCCAGCGTTACAGTTTGCACAGCCCTTTTCTCAATCCAGTGGTAAAAGGTTGGCTGTGGGCACACCAATGGTACGAGGGTAGCGTTCCATCAACACCCTTACTTGCTCAGCATGGTAAGAACTGCGGGTTAAAGGTGAAGACACGACTTGCAAAAAGCCGATAGACTCACCAAATTCTCTCCAAGCGTCGAACTGGGCTGGGGGGACGAAGTTTGCAACGCCCAAGTGTTTTTGGCTGGGTTGCAAGTATTGACCGATTGTGAGGATGTCGCAATCTACGGCTCGTAGATCCTGCATGGCTGCCCGCACTTCTGCGTCAGTTTCACCCAAGCCCACCATGATGCCAGACTTTGTATAAACCCAAGGGGCTAGTTCTCGCGATCGCTTTAGCAATTCCAAGGTGCGCTCATACTGGCCTTGAGGACGAACACGCCGATAGAGCCGAGGTACAGTCTCTGTGTTGTGGTTGAGCACTTCTGGCTGCGCCTGCAAAATCGCCTCTAACGCCTGCCAATTGCCACACAAATCTGGAATTAAAACTTCGATCGTCGTGCTGGGAGAAATTGCTCGAATCGCTTGAATACAGCGCTCAAACTGCGATGCGCCGCCATCAGGTAGATCATCTCGGTTGACAGACGTAATGACTACATGATTGAGGCGTAATCGATGCACTGCCTCAGCCAAGCGATCGGGTTCAGTCGGATCGAGCGGTTGGGGCTTTTTCTCAAAATCAATATCGCAGTAGGGACAAGCTCTAGTACAAGCGGGTCCCATGATCAAAAATGTTGCTGTACCGTGATTGAAGCACTCACCGATGTTTGGACAAGATGCCTCTTCACAGACGGTGTTGAGTGCTAAATCTCGGAGGATTTCTTTAACACTACCGACTCGCTCCCACTGAGGAGCTTTGACCCGTAACCACTCTGGCTTAACGACCACGCTGAGTTTTGATTGCTGAAGTTATGTATGATTAATCTTAACAAGTCGCGGCACATCACAATATCTTTGTGCCTATGGTACGCTAAACTTGATTGATTAAGACTACAACGGGATGTAGCGCAGCTTGGTAGCGCACTTCGTTCGGGACGAAGGGGCCGCTGGTTCGAATCCAGTCATCCCGATTTTCAACTTTTGGATGAATGTCTTGACTTACCAGGAAGACCCTGCTTCCTCACGGGGGCCAAGCACCATTTGCAGAATCATGGATTGTCCGCCCACTCGATGGTAGCGATCGGCCCAAGCCCGAATCACTTCATCCAGTTCCTGCAAGGCTTGATCCAGTTTTTCCGTAGGAATATCGAGTTCTTCCAAGACCCGCATCACCCGAGGCTGCTGATCAGCCCAATCTTTCATCAAGCGGAAGTAGCGAGCCGTGTCCTCCACCATAATGTAAGTGCGCTCCTCATCATCGGCTGGTGAGTAAGAAGAGCGGGTCAGGGCATAAAAGGGCATCCCCCAAGGTGACTCGATGCGCGTGACTGTGCCAGAGTAAATCAAGCGTCGTTTGATATGTTCTGCTAATGCCTCGCTCAAGGGCATTTGACGGTCTGGGTCTAAATCCTCTTGCGATCGCGTATGCAGAAACTCGATCAAGTCCATGAATTGAAAGGAATTGATCAGTTGAGCATCTGGCAAATTATCGGGCAGTTTTTGCTCAATCTGGCGTTTCTCTTCAGAGGTGAGGCTGGTACCAGGAACGCGCGATCGCCCAGGTTGCCAAGGATATTGCTCCAACCAAATGTAGGGAAACTGAATTAGATAGCGAGGTTCCTGAGACCCCAGCATCTTCAGCAGCTTACCTTCTGTTAGCGCTTGCCTAACTTCTTCAACAATCACCTTGACCCGTTTCGGCTCTATATGGTGCAAGTGTCCTGTCATACGCAGGTTCTGGCCTTGCTCCAAGTAGGTCATGTAGATAGCACACTTGGCGGCGGTAGCTGCCGCATCTAAAAAGGCTCCGTGCCGATGCCCACTAGTACGCATGGCACTAAATGCCAAATAAAGCATGATCTGATCCATGGCACTAGGGCTGAGACGTTTGATCAGATCTAGGTCGTTAGTCATAGCAGTAGCCGTGCCCCGCAGGAGCGACTAGGTGAATATACAATTTGTGTATAAAAATTTGAGAAATTGGTAATAGTTCCACCTTGGTTGGACAACTATTGAGCTACTCTCTTCGGTGAACACCCTTAAGCTTAAGGCATGCAGGTAGTTTAAGCACTAGTGATTTTTCCTAAACAAGGATTATTGCTCGGCACTTGGGAATAAATAAGATTTCCTTCTCAGAAATAATTTTGCAGGAATTTGCTACTCCCGCCACTCGAACCTTTACATAAAGTGATGGCCCAACTATAGAGCGTTTAATTGATCGCTGAAGTAATTTCTCTTCCTCAATTTAATCTAATTGAAAGGTTTACCCCTGTGGGTTTACCGCTCCTCCTCACCCGTAGTACTAAAATATATTGCTTGAATAGAAAAATAAGCTTTAGGTCACTAGTTTTTCAACCCAAAGCTGGTTTTAATTGATACTTTGCGAAGCGCTTAACTGGGCCGAATGGGAGGTCAAAAATAGTTTGGTAGTTTAACCATACCCTCACCTGCCGCTGCCACGATGAGGCTCTACACCATTGTTTCTTTGGGATGCTAGAACTTCTTGAGTGTGAACAGATAGCGAAGAATTGTGTAAGCTATAGCTAATAGGTTGCAAACTAAATGCCCAGGCAACCGTCAGCAAACCAACTGCTATGACAGATTGATAAGTGTGCATAGGAAGTATCCATCTCAGAGCTGCTACTTTCTGATACGGAACTTTGGGCACCTGATCAGGAAAAAAATTTCTATAGCTACCTTTGACTCGGCAGAATCTGAATCAAAGCTGTGTTTTTGCTAATTTGATCTCATCATCGACTAGTACTCTGCTACGTTAATTTTGCTGGTTGGGATTCCCCTGAATCAGCCACCTAATTGCTATTGACCAAGAGGCTCAGATTGAGTACCAACTTGGAGTTAGCGATATACCGATCGCTTGCCACTTCCTCGTAGACTAAAGGCAGCAAGTGACGTACTCCTGAACTGGGGGCAGCCGCCTTGACTGAGTATCTCTCTTCTCCTTTGCAACCTACTTCCCGAACTGAATTACGACAATTGGTGCGATCGCAACTCCAAACCCTCTTAGAGCAAGGAAATTTGCCGGGGGCGAAGGCGTTGTTGGTGCCTGTGCAAGCGCCTGATATTGCCGAAGCGATCGAGGGCTTACCCGAAACCCTCCAAGTGATTGCTTTTCGCTTGTTACCAAAAGA from Trichocoleus desertorum ATA4-8-CV12 includes the following:
- a CDS encoding NAD(P)H-dependent glycerol-3-phosphate dehydrogenase, which translates into the protein MQTVTLAVLGSGAWGSALANLAAKQGHSVRLWSRRHSQSLGEVVEGADLIVSAISMQGVRPVVEQLQSLAIAESAILVTATKGLDPTTTLTPAQIWQAAFPRHPVVVLSGPNLSKEIEQGLPAATVVASEKLVAAEQVQAVFSSGVFRVYTNPDPLGVELGGTLKNIIAIAVGVCDGLQLGTNAKAALVTRGLTEIIRVGTHWGAKTETFYGLSGLGDLLATCNSPLSRNYRVGYGLAQGQTLSEVLATLEGTAEGINTTQVLIPLARQHNISVPISHQVYRLLESEITPQQATEALMLRNTKPEYNLLNL
- the lipA gene encoding lipoyl synthase; this encodes MVVKPEWLRVKAPQWERVGSVKEILRDLALNTVCEEASCPNIGECFNHGTATFLIMGPACTRACPYCDIDFEKKPQPLDPTEPDRLAEAVHRLRLNHVVITSVNRDDLPDGGASQFERCIQAIRAISPSTTIEVLIPDLCGNWQALEAILQAQPEVLNHNTETVPRLYRRVRPQGQYERTLELLKRSRELAPWVYTKSGIMVGLGETDAEVRAAMQDLRAVDCDILTIGQYLQPSQKHLGVANFVPPAQFDAWREFGESIGFLQVVSSPLTRSSYHAEQVRVLMERYPRTIGVPTANLLPLD
- the hetR gene encoding heterocyst differentiation master regulator HetR, whose product is MTNDLDLIKRLSPSAMDQIMLYLAFSAMRTSGHRHGAFLDAAATAAKCAIYMTYLEQGQNLRMTGHLHHIEPKRVKVIVEEVRQALTEGKLLKMLGSQEPRYLIQFPYIWLEQYPWQPGRSRVPGTSLTSEEKRQIEQKLPDNLPDAQLINSFQFMDLIEFLHTRSQEDLDPDRQMPLSEALAEHIKRRLIYSGTVTRIESPWGMPFYALTRSSYSPADDEERTYIMVEDTARYFRLMKDWADQQPRVMRVLEELDIPTEKLDQALQELDEVIRAWADRYHRVGGQSMILQMVLGPREEAGSSW